CTGCAGAATTTGGCATAAGAAAAGTATTCAACTGATTTAAGTCCCAAGTGTTTGGACCTTTAAACCATTCAGCAATGTTCATTTCAATATTAAAAGTTGTATTATCGCCGATAGCGACTGCACCAAGATTAACTGTAAAAAAAGTATCCTGTGGAAAAGTAGGGTCAGCTCCTGGATTATCTACAGCTCTAATTGCATGATAGTTAAAGCCTAGCTGATTGTTGTTTGCGTCTAAATATTCCCCATCGAATTGCATGTAGTGGTAACCGCCACCTAACATATCAGGCACATTAAATGATGCAGAATTTAAATCTATATAATTTTCGCTATTGTCTTCATTATCAAAACCAAAAGTAAAAGAGACATTTCTGTAATCTCCTGTTGGTATTTGAGAGCCTAAGTCAAAACTTAGATTAGTGTCGTTTGTAAGATTTATTAAGTTATAGACATCTAGTTCTATGACTTCGTTATCTGAATTCGTAAAAGTGACATCAGAAATTAAATACCGAAGCCGTTCGATACTAATCGTTTCTCCATTTTCGTTGGTATACTGAAAGGTATTAAAATCTGAGCTCGTTACAGGAGTGCCATCCCAATTATGGCTAAAGTTAAAAGTTGCATTTACATTTGTTTCTCCTGGAGCGTCATCATCACTACAAGAATAGAAACATAAAGATGCTAAGATTAAAAGGGCAAAAATCTTTTTCATAGTTTTAATTTATTTTCAATATCATGAGGTCTGTAAAGCCTCTATTTTCTATAATATCTAAATCATCGCTTGTAGTGTCTCCGACGGCTACAACAGATAGGTCATTTAATTCAGTAACGCCGTAAGCAAAGTCAATATTGCTTCCACCTGCAGAAGCTTCCCACTGAATATTTGCATTGCTATCAATTTTTACAACCCAAACATCATTTTGTCCTTTGTTCTCTGATACATCACCGTCACTACTTCTGGAACTTCCTGTTAGTAGAAAACCATTATCTTCAGTTGTGCTTATGTCTCTGGCGACATCAAATCCACTACCTCCAAATGTTTTTTGCCAAATAAGATTTCCGTCTGGAGAAATTTTAATTAACCAAAAGTCAGCAGCACCATTATTTCCAGAAACATCTAAGTCGTTACTTCTCGTTTCTCCTACGATTACAATATTACCATCAGTAGCTTTTACCATGGCTCGAGCCTCTTCTGTTTGTGTACCACCAAACGATTTTTCCCAAACTAAAATTCCGTTTGAGTCAATACGAATCACCCAAAAGTCATAGGTTCCTTTATTGCCTGAAATATCAGTATCTATACTATCTGAGCCACCAGCTATTATAAAATCGCCGTTGTCAGTTTCTATAATACCTTCTGCTGTGTCAGTGAAATTACCACCAAAGAATTTGGTCCATTCCATATTACCTGATACATTGAGTTTAATAGCCCAGTAATCGCCACCAGCATGTCTAGTTGTGTTTGTTCTTGTATTTCCTTGTCCATTAGATGATGTGACGTCTAAAACACCTGTCAGCAGATAACCAGAATCTGAGGTTTGTATTACCGAAAGTCCCATATCATCACCTTGAAAACCAAATGACTTTTGCCAAGAGATGTTGCCAAAGGCATCTAATTTCGCAATCCAAAAGTCTTGTGAACCATTGTTTTCAGTGACATCAAAATCGTCACTTGCACTAGTGCCAATTATTGCATAGCCGCCATCTAAAGTTTGAATGATATCGCGACCTCTATCGTCGTCTAATCCACCATAAGTTTTTTGCCACTCAATAGCGTTTTGAGCACTAAATTTTATAACCCAATAGTCAAAACTATCATCTTGTTTATCAGTAATATTACCATCATTACTTTGTGTGAAGCCTAGAATAGCGTAACCGCCATCTGCAGTTGCAACTACAGATTGCGCACTATCATTATTGGTGCCGCCTAGAGTAGAAACAGTAGAAATATTTCCATTATTAGCACTTGGGTTGCTCAAGTCTTCAACACCAGTACAACTTGTAATGAAGCTAATTAGTAGGATATATAAAAAAGACTTTTGGGTTTTCATCTTTTTAGACTTTACATACTCTTTCGGACAATAATAAGACCACGCTCGATATCTCCTATTACTATATTACCACTACTAAAATAAGGGTATACACTCCATACTCCGTTAAATTCTGAATCATCATTTGGCAGGTAAGTATCTATAAAATGAGTTTCAGTCATTGGATTTGTAGGGGAAGCAATATTAGAAATATCTAGTATACGCATACCTGCACGATAATTTGACAAGTAGTATTCGTTACCCAAAACATAGCCATTATGATCTATTGCAGCTGTCGGGCCAAAATAGTTTGCTGATGGAACTGGGTTATCTAAATCAGAAAAATCAAATATCAAAGTTTTAGTATTGAATCCAAACTGGCGTTCATCAATCTCATCACCTAATATAAAATAACGTTGATCTTCGGTAAACCAACCTTGGTGTGCATATGCAGTTTGAGGATAAGTGAATTCGCTTATAGGAATAACATTAGATTTATCTGTAACATCTAAAATCACAACTTTATCAGTATTTCCGTTACTTCCTACATAGATTTCTTTACCTTGATAATCCTGATCAGGGCCATTATAAGTAATAACTTGTGCATCGTGAGAATAGCCACCAGCTGTATAGTCTCCTAAAAAAGTCGGATTAAGTGGGTTTGAAATATCAACAAAGATTGGACCACCACCATTAGTAGATGTGCAACCAACTAAGTAGGCAACAGCTTCACTTTCGTTAATTACAATATTATGACAGCTACCAACGCCGTTGTAAAGTGCGTCAACTGTAAAAGTTTGTGGAGTAGTAACGTTTCTTAATCGTGTAAGGTCAAAAACTTGCATACCATGATTACCTACGTTATCAGCAACGATAAAAGCATAATTATCATATACTTTTACATCTCTCCAAAAATTTGTGCCTGCACTTGAGTTTAATCGACCGAGAAACACAGGGTTTATTGGATCTGTAATATCTACAAAAGCGGTCGTATTTGTTAGACCAACTAAAGCATATTCTTTGTTTGTGGTTGGGTCAGTCCAACCCCAAATATCACTACCTTCTATGTTAGAAGCAGTACTGCCGCCGAGTGTAGCGACATCTATAGTTCCCATAACATCAATACCATCACAAGGAAACGGACCAGCCATTCCGCCTTCACATGGAAACAATGGGCTATCTGAGTCATCACAAACATCACCAATACCATCGTTGTCAGCATCTTCTTGTCCTGGATTAGCTATTAAAGGGCAATTATCGTCAACGTCTAAAACGCCATCATTATCATCATCAGAATCACAGACGTCACCTTCTCCATCACTATCAGTATCTAGTTGGTCTGGATTTGCGTTAATAGGACAGTTGTCGTTATCATTTAAAACACCATCGTCATCTAAATCTTCGTCACAAACATCACCTATACCATCGTTATTTGCATCGGCTTGGTCATTATTAGGTGTATTGGGACAGTTATCTACATCATCATCAATACCATCATTATCTGTATCTACTCCAGAGCCATTTGTAGGTGGTGGCGATGCAGGAGATTCTTCATCATTACAACTCAATGTAAAGAGAGTCATCAAACATAGTAGTAATCCAAGGGTAAGTTTTGTGATTTTCATTTGGGTATTTTTTGCAATTTAATTAATAATTAGTAATTGCTCTAAACACTTAACTGAAATTAGACCAATAAATTATGTGTTAATTGCAAAAAGCATAATATTTTTGCAGCATGATAGAAGATAAGAATCCACAACGTACACCATTGAGCGAACTAGGTGAGTTTAAATTAATTGAACATTTAACACAAAACTTTAAGATAAATCATAAATCTACAGTTTTGGGAATTGGAGATGATGCTGCTATTTTAAGTTCAGAGAAAAAGCAAATTGTGGTTTCAACAGATTTATTAGTTGAAGGTGTTCATTTTGATTTAAGCTATGTACCGTTGAAACATTTAGGGTACAAAGCTGTTATGGTCAACTTATCTGATGTTTGTGCGATGAATGCTTTACCAACCCAGATTACTGTTTCTATTGCGGTATCTAATCGTTTTCCGTTAGAAGCTTTAGAAGAATTATATGCAGGTATTGAAACCGCTTCGCGAATGTATAACGTTGATGTTATTGGTGGTGATACAACATCATCTACATCGGGTTTGATTATTTCTATTACAGCCATCGGCGAAGTTGAGGCAGAAAAAGTTGTAAAACGTTCTGGAGCAAAACCAAATGATTTATTAGTGGTTACAGGAGATTTAGGAGGTGCTTATATGGGTTTACAAGTTTTGGAGCGCGAAAAAGAAGTTTTTAAAGTCAATCCTCAAAGTCAACCAGATTTATCAATGTACACTTATATTGTTGAAAGACAATTAAAACCTGAGGCTCGAAAAGACATCGTTGATTTATTAAAAGAATTGAAAGTGAAACCTACTAGTATGATTGATATTAGTGATGGGTTATCATCAGAAGTCATGCACTTATGCAAACAGAGTAATGTGGGTGTTGATGTTTATGAAAACAAAATTCCTTTAGACCCACAAGTTATTTCTACTTGCGAAGAATTTAATATAGACAGTACAACAATAGCGTTAAATGGAGGAGAAGATTATGAGTTATTAATGACAATTTCTCAAGAAGATTTCCCTAAAATAAAAGGCAACCCTAATCTTACTGTAATTGGTTATATGACTGAAGCGGATAGAGGTATGCACTTGGTAACTCGAGGAGATACGAAGATACCAATCATAGCAAAAGGTTGGAAAAATTTTAATGAAACCGAAACGGAATAATTAGGCTGCAGAAGGATTGAGACGTTGTGCTCTCATGCGAGCTAATTTGTTTGAATAGATACGGGACAAAACCGCATTGATATCTTTAAATTTTGGAGTCAGTTCTGTCAACTTACCATTACTATTTGTAGTTAATTCTTTTTTACAGCAAGAGCATTTATATTCTTTGACATGGTGAGTCACTTCTTTTGTGACTTTGTAGTTATGTCCAAAAATATCACAATACAGTTTTTGTGGCATAGGTTTGTTAGTAGAGGTTTTCATAAGTCATTAGATTTGGGACAACTAACTTAA
This DNA window, taken from Winogradskyella sp. PC-19, encodes the following:
- a CDS encoding MbnP family protein, giving the protein MKKIFALLILASLCFYSCSDDDAPGETNVNATFNFSHNWDGTPVTSSDFNTFQYTNENGETISIERLRYLISDVTFTNSDNEVIELDVYNLINLTNDTNLSFDLGSQIPTGDYRNVSFTFGFDNEDNSENYIDLNSASFNVPDMLGGGYHYMQFDGEYLDANNNQLGFNYHAIRAVDNPGADPTFPQDTFFTVNLGAVAIGDNTTFNIEMNIAEWFKGPNTWDLNQLNTFLMPNSAAQILMSENGRNVFSLESVSQ
- a CDS encoding choice-of-anchor B family protein; this translates as MKITKLTLGLLLCLMTLFTLSCNDEESPASPPPTNGSGVDTDNDGIDDDVDNCPNTPNNDQADANNDGIGDVCDEDLDDDGVLNDNDNCPINANPDQLDTDSDGEGDVCDSDDDNDGVLDVDDNCPLIANPGQEDADNDGIGDVCDDSDSPLFPCEGGMAGPFPCDGIDVMGTIDVATLGGSTASNIEGSDIWGWTDPTTNKEYALVGLTNTTAFVDITDPINPVFLGRLNSSAGTNFWRDVKVYDNYAFIVADNVGNHGMQVFDLTRLRNVTTPQTFTVDALYNGVGSCHNIVINESEAVAYLVGCTSTNGGGPIFVDISNPLNPTFLGDYTAGGYSHDAQVITYNGPDQDYQGKEIYVGSNGNTDKVVILDVTDKSNVIPISEFTYPQTAYAHQGWFTEDQRYFILGDEIDERQFGFNTKTLIFDFSDLDNPVPSANYFGPTAAIDHNGYVLGNEYYLSNYRAGMRILDISNIASPTNPMTETHFIDTYLPNDDSEFNGVWSVYPYFSSGNIVIGDIERGLIIVRKSM
- the thiL gene encoding thiamine-phosphate kinase encodes the protein MIEDKNPQRTPLSELGEFKLIEHLTQNFKINHKSTVLGIGDDAAILSSEKKQIVVSTDLLVEGVHFDLSYVPLKHLGYKAVMVNLSDVCAMNALPTQITVSIAVSNRFPLEALEELYAGIETASRMYNVDVIGGDTTSSTSGLIISITAIGEVEAEKVVKRSGAKPNDLLVVTGDLGGAYMGLQVLEREKEVFKVNPQSQPDLSMYTYIVERQLKPEARKDIVDLLKELKVKPTSMIDISDGLSSEVMHLCKQSNVGVDVYENKIPLDPQVISTCEEFNIDSTTIALNGGEDYELLMTISQEDFPKIKGNPNLTVIGYMTEADRGMHLVTRGDTKIPIIAKGWKNFNETETE